In Deinococcus seoulensis, the DNA window GGGTATCGGCGAGGCCGGCACCATCGCCAGCACCGCCGCCGTCGCCAACGCCGTCATGGACGCCCTGTGGCACGAGTGTGGCATTGCGCACCTCGACATGCCCTACACCGCCGAGAAAGTCTGGAAGGCCATCAGGGACGCCCGCAACCAGCCGCAGGCCGCCGACGACTAAGGCGTTGACAGGCGAAGGTTGATGGTTGATAGAAACCGCCAACCTTCTCTATCAACTGTCACCTTTCAACCATCAACCCCATCCCGGAGGGATTCATGTATCCAGCCAACTTCGAGTACCAGAAAGCCGACAGTGTCGATCAGGCCATCGCCGCGCTCGCCGCGAACCCCGACCTGAAACTCATCGCCGGGGGGCACAGCCTGCTGCCCGCCATGAAGCTCCGGCTGGCGCAGCCGCCCGCCCTGCTGGACATCTGGGGCATTCAGGAAATGAAAGGCATCAAGCGCGACGGCGACTGGTTCGTGGTGGGCGCCATGACCACCCACGCCGAGGTGCTGCGCAGCGACCTCCCGCTGTTCCCCGAGGTGGCCGGGTGGGTCGGTGACCCCATGGTCCGCAACCGCGGCACCATCGGCGGCAGTCTGGCGCACGCTGACCCCAGCGCCGACTACCCCGCCGCGGCGCTGGCCCTGGGCGTGGAATTCGTCATCCGTGGCCCCGACGGCGAACGCACCGTCCACGCCGACGACATGTTCGTCGGAATGTTCGAAAGTGCCGTGCAGCCAGGCGAACTCCTGACGCACATCCGCATTCCCGCCACCATCCAGGCCAGCGCCTACGAGAAGTTCCGGCACCCCGCCAGCCACTACGCCATCGTCGGTCTGGCCGTCGCCCGCCACGCCAGCGGCGAGGTCCGCGCCGCGTACACCGGCGCCGCCGAACGCGCCCACCGCCTCACGAAACTGGAAGAAGCCGTGAAGGATGGCAACCCGGCCCCCACCGGCCTCGTCGAGGCGGGCGACCTGCTCGGCGACCGCTTCGCCAGCGCCGAGTACCGCGCGCACCTCGTGGACGTGCTCGCCGCCCGCGCCCTCGAACGCCTCGGCTGAGCCTCCAACTAAGTACGTCGAAGCTAACATTGCGAGATTCCGGGAAAGCGCTGGAATCTCTCCATTCCCGCTTCAACGTACTTCCTCTGCTACGCGCTCCGCGCGGTTTATCTAAAAGATAAACGCAGTGTACTTACTTCCAGCGGCACCCAGGCACCCAGCCGGGTGCCGCTGCCCGTTCCAGCGTCACGCGCACGCTCACCTCCGGCGGGACATCCACCACCCCGGAATCCCCCAGCGTGCGGGAGTACCCACCCTCGACCACGGCATTCACCTGCACGTCAAGCGGGCCGTACGACCAGAACGCCGGGAAGTCCGTATCCGGGTTCTTCGACGCCTGCCAGATGCGCTCCCCCAGCACCTTCCGGTCCCCGGCGGGCAATCCGAAGCAGCGCGTGGCGTACTCGCGCGCCAGTCGGCCCAGGCGGCTACCCAGCGCCGGAAGATCACCGGGATACGAGGCGCCGCGCGAATCGAACGCCAGCACGACCCGCGTCACCCGACCGCCCTCCCCGGACACGAGCACGTCCAGTTCACTGTCCAGGGACACCAGCACCCCACCGCCCTCCACCGGGCGGGAGGACGCCGGACGGGCACCCTCCAGCAGGGCAGGCGTCCGGCTGACAGACACGGGCGCGGCGACCAGCAGACCGGACAGCAGCAGAGGCAACATGCCCAGACTGTACGCCCCGGCTACTGGATCAGGCCCGCCACGCCGTTGATTGTCACGGCGATGATCACCGTCCCGAACACGAACGACAGCAGCGCGTGCCCCAGCAGCAGGCGGCGCATGGCGCGGGTGTTCAGGTTCGTGTCGCTCACCTGATACGTCATGCCGATCGTCACGCTCAGGTACGCGAAATCCCAGTACGTGGGTTCCTCCAGATGATCGTTCCCGTGCGGGAACAGCACGCCGCGTCCGTCGCGGTAGTACAGCCGCGCGTAATGCAGGGTGTACTCCGTCTGCACCAGCAGCCAGCTGCCCACCACCGTCCCCACCGCCAGCAGCGTCAGCAGCACCTCGCGCGTGCCCCTGGCGTCGTGCGCGTCGGACAGCAGGAACATCACCCCGATCAGGCTCACCAGCGCCGCCGAGGTCGTCAGTGTGCCCGCCACGGCCCGGCTGTCATCCTCCCGCGTCGCCAGTTCCCGCGTCCGGCCCGGCCCGGCCGTCATCAGCAGGGGCCACAACTGCGCCATGACCGTCAGCGTGAACGTCACCCAGCCCAGCAGCACGCGCGCCTCGGGCGGCCACGCGGACGGCGTGGCAAGACCGACCAGCAGACCGGCGGCCAGACCGAACAGCAGGCGGCGGGCCGCGTGACGGGACCGTCGGGACGAGGAAGACATGCGCGGAGCATACGCCGGGCATTGTCATCGCACGCTCGTGAAGCGTTCACGGAAGCTGGCTACGGTGGAAGGATGAAGCGACTGACCCTGGCCCTCGCCGCCCTGACCCTGGGCGCCGCCCACGCCGCCACGCCCCCCGTACAGGTGACCTACCGCGTGTTCCACTACACCTGCGACGCAGGCAAGAAACTGAGCGTGTACTACGTGCAGTTCGGCCAGGACCCCATGTTCGCCATGCTCGACTGGAACGGCCAGCGGCACGGACTGGCGCAGGCGATCAGCGCCAGCGGTGCCCGTTACGCCAGCCTCAGCGGTCCCGCCGGAGCGCGCGGCGGGTTGCAGTGGTGGGAACACCAGGGCGCGGCGGAACTCAGCACCTTCACCGGGAACAGCACCACCACCACGAAGACCCTCCTGACCGGCTGCAAGACCCCGGGCCGCTGAGCGACCCTTCGCTAAGTCTTTTCGCTCTCTGTTCCCAGAGCGGGGGGCGCGTAAACTCTTCAGGTGACTGTTGCCGCGCCCAATCTTTCCAAGTTGCTGCCCGCCGCCCCGCCCGGAAACCTGCTGCTGCTCCCGCAGGTGGCGCGCGCGGCGCTGTTCGCGGCGTTCCCCGGCCCGGCCGTGCTGCTGACCACCCCGGACCGCCTGGGCAGTTACGCCACGGCCGGGGTGCTGGGTGCGCCGGTCAGCGTGAACCCCGGTCTGCGCGACTGGGACGCCCGGCACGAGCACGTGGTGCTGGACGTGAACACGGCGCTGGACCTGTTCCCGTCCCGCCCGGAGGACCACGCCCTGACGCTGCGGGTCGGCTCGAACTACCCGCGTGAGGAGTTGCTGTCGCGCCTGGAACGCCTGGGCTACGAGCGCGGGGAAGAACCCGGTTTCGAGATTCAGGGCGACACGCTGGAACTCCGTCTGTCTGCCGGGTCGGGCCTGCCTGCCGAGGCCGAGGAGGGCCTGTGGGTCCGCGCGGAGTTCTTCGGGGACGAACTGGACACCCTGCGCTTCCTGAAACCGGGCGCACTGACCGGCGAGAAGGCGCAGAGCTTCACGCTGGAACCCACCGCCGAGTACCTGACGGAGGTGAAGTGGGACGCCACCCGCCTGGAACTGCTGCCGGGGCGGGTGTTCCTGGACTCGCCGGAGTTCTACGCGTCCGCGCTGGGCGTGCTGATCGACACCTTCTGGCCGAAACTGGCCGGGCGTGAGGTGACCAGCTTCGGCCGCACCCCGCTGGACCTGCCGGACCTGGACACCGGCCTGACTCCGCTGCCGTTCTACCGCGCGCGCCTGAGCGACCTGGAACGCGACGTCAACGAATGGCGCGAGGCGGACTACCGCGTGATGATCCTCGTGCGGCACGACCGCACCGCTGCGTACCTCGCTGACAAGCTGCTGAACACGCACGAGATCCCGTGGCTGAAGATCCCACGCGTGCCCGAGGGGGGCCTGGGCTTCCTGCGCGCGGCAGGAGAGGGCGGCTTCGTCATCCCCGAACACCGGACCGTCATCCTGACCGAGGACCTCATCTACGGCTTCCAGGGTGGCAGCGCCCTGCGCGGCAAACGCCTGAACGGCAAGCCCGTCACGGACGCGCTGGGCCTGCACGTCGGGGATTACCTGATCCACCCCGAGCACGGCATCGGGCAGTTCGAGGGCCTGGAGACCCGCAAGGTGCTGGGCGTCACCCGCGACTACCTGAACCTCACGTACCGCGGCGGCGCGCGCCTGAGCGTGCCCATCGAGCAACTCCCGGTCCTGCGCCGCCACCCAGGCACCACCGACGACCCACCCTCCCTGAGTTCCTTCGACAAGAAGGACTGGGCGAAAGCCAAGGAGAAGGCCCGCAAGAACGCCGAGGCCGTCGCCGCGAAACTGCTCGTGCAGTACGCCGCGCGGCAGGTCACGCCCGGCAACGCCTTCCCCGCGCAGCCCGAATGGGACAGTCAGGTCGAGGCGAACTTCAAATTCGAACTGACGGCCGACCAGAAGACCGCACTGAAAGAAACCATGCGCGACCTGGAGAAAGCCAACCCCGCCGACCGCCTCATCTCCGGCGACGTGGGCTTCGGGAAGACCGAGGTCGCCCTGCGCGCCGCGCACCGCGTCGTCGGACACGGCAAACAGGTCGCCGTGCTCGTCCCCACCACCCTCCTGGCCGAACAGCACACCAGCACCTTCGTCGAACGCTTCAAGGGCCTCCCCGTGCGCGTCGAGGGCCTCTCCCGCTTCACCACCCCCCAGCAGGCCCGGAGCATCCTCGCCGACGCCGCCCAGGGCAAGGTGGACATCCTGATCGGCACGCACCGCCTCCTCAGCGGCGACGTGCAGTTCCGCGACCTGGGCCTGATCATCGTCGACGAGGAACACCGTTTCGGCGTCGGCCAGAAAGAAAAACTCCGCGCGCTGCGGGGCCTGCCGCCCACCCCCAAGGACGGCAAGATCGACATTCCCGAGGACGCCCGCGCTGTCGACACCCTCGCCCTGTCCGCCACACCCATCCCCCGCACCCTCTACATGAGCATGGTCGGCCTGCGCGACATGAGCTCCATCCAGACCCCACCCAAGGGCCGCAAACCCATCCAGACGGTCCTCGCACCGTTCGACCCCATCACCGTCCGCGACGCGATCCTCACCGAGATCGAACGCGGCGGCAAGGTCTTCTACATCCACGACCGCATCGCCAGCATCGGCGCCCGCAGCCTCTACCTGCGTAACCTCGTCCCCGAAGCCCGCATCGGCGTCGCCCACGGCCGCATGAACGAGGAAGAACTCGAAGAAATCATGCTCGGCTTCGAACAGGGCGCCTTCGACGTGCTGCTCGCCACCACCATCGTCGAGACCGGCCTGGACATCCCCGAAGCGAACACCATCCTGATCGAACGCAGCGACCGCCTCGGCCTCGCCCAGCTCTACCAGCTGCGTGGCCGCGTGGGCCGCCGCGCCCAGACCGCCTACGCCTACCTGTTCTACCCACCCCGCATGACCGAGAACGCCCAGCGCCGCCTCTGGGCCATCGCCGACCTCCAGGACCTCGGCAGCGGCCACCTCCTCGCCGAGAAGGACATGGAAATCCGCGGCGTGGGCAACATCCTCGGCGAGGAGCAACACGGACACGTCCAGGCCGTCTCCATCGACGTGTACACCGAACTGCTCGCCGAGGCCGTCGCCAAACTCAAAGGCGAAAAGATCGAAGCCCCCACCACCATCAGCATCGACCTGCCCATCGACGCCCGCCTGTCGCCCGAGTACTTCCTCACCGCCGACGGCAAAAGCGACGAGGAAGCCCGCATCGCCACCTACGGCCGCCTCAGCGAAAGCCGCACCCTCCAGGCCATCAGCCGCGTCGAACGCGACCTCCGCAAAAAATACGGCCCACCCACCCCCGAAGTGCAGAACTTCATCGACCTCGCCAAACTCCGCCTCACCGCCGCCGCCCGCCGCGTCCTGAGCATCGGCGAAACCATGACCCAGATCCAGATCACCTTCGCCTACAAAACCCTCGACTACGACGCCCCCGGCCTGCGCGCCTTCCCCTTCAAGACCGAAGTCGTCACGTTCCCGCCCAGCGTGAAACTCGACAAACGCGGACTGAAACCCAACGACTACGCGCGCACGCTGATCGACCTTCTCGGGTACTTCGGGTAAAGACAGTCGGAATCCTTGCGCCTGGCGGCGGGCCTCCCCACCCCCCAGCCCCCTACCCCAGGGGGGCAGGGGGAGCAGGCGTTGCACTGGGCAAGAGTTTTTACTGGCGCGGCGGAGGTGTAGTGGGCGGTGACGTGTCCGGCTTCGACGCCATCCTGCCGCCCCCCTCGTAGGCCCGCGCGCTGCGCGCACGACGGCCGGTGGTGGTCTGCGGTGGCTGGCAGGGTGCCTTGCTGAACGCCGCTGATCGACTCTGAAAATCATGCTCTGGCAACAGCCCAAAAAGTAGAACCTTGCTGCTCGCACCAAGAATTGGGGCCACACAACCGTTGTGGCAACGCGGCCCGTCGTGCGCGCAGCGCGCGGGGCGAACGCAGCGGGGGCGGAGGATGGCGTGTGAGGCGTGGCCGTCCCCGCCGATCACCCGCCATGTAAGCCCACGAAATACCTGCCCAGTGCAACGTTGCTCCCCCTGCCCCCCTGGGGTAGGGGGCTGGGGGGTGGGGAAGCACCCGGAAACTCCACCGCCGGGGAGAAGCTGGAACCCCCGCCTGCCTGTTCGTGGAACGGTGATGACCCCCGGTACACTGGTGGCATGACAACCGTTTCGCCCCTGCTGCCGCAGGCCGGGCTGTCCGGCGCCGCGTACCGCACCTCGACCCGGCAGAACCTGCTGACCATCGCGCTGGGCTGGTGGTTGCTGGGCGGGATTTTCGTGGACGGGTGGGCGCACAATCAGTTCGGGGAGTCGCTGGAGACGTTCTTCACGCCGTGGCATGCGTTGTTCTACAGCGGATTCCTGGCGGTGGCGGGTTGGTGCCTGCGGCTGGCTTCGGTCGGGTGGCGGCAGGGGCGGCGCGGTCTGGCGGCGTTCCCGGAGGGGTACCATCTGGCGGCGCTGGGTGTGCCGGTGTTCGGGCTGGGCGGCGTTGGGGACATGGTGTGGCACACGGTTTTTGGGATCGAGGTGGGGATCGAGGCGTTGCTGTCGCCCACGCATCTGCTGCTGTTCGCGGGCGCGGCCCTGATCGTGGCGTCGCCCCTGAATGCGGCGTGGCGGTCCCCGGCGGCGCGCATGGCGGCGGGCGGCGTGCGGTGGGTGGCGGCGCTGTCCGGTGCGTCGCTGCTGGCGGCGACGGCGTTCATGCACATGTACATGTGGGGGTTGCTGACTGTGCCGCAGGGGCTGGGGTGGGTGCAGACGCGCGGCGAGCTGAGCGCGGTCCTGCTGACGGCGCTGATCATGACGGCGCCGGTCCTGCTGATCCTGCGCCGGTTTGCGTTGCCGTTCGGGGCGGTGACGGTCATGTATTTCGTGACGAACCTGGGCATGAGTTTCATGCTCGCGCCGGGTGAGTGGCGCGTGCCGTTGCTGGCGGCGTTCAGTGGCCTGCTGGCGGACGCGTTGCACGCCCTGCTGCGTCCCGGTGCGGCGCGGGTGTGGCAGCTTCGGGCGTTTGCGTTCCTGTTGCCGTTGTGCGTGTGGGTGCCGTTCCTGGGTGGCGCCGTGCGTCTGGGCCTGAGTAACCTGAGCCTGGAGTTGTGGCTGGGCGTGGCGGTCATGACTGGCCTGGGCGGCGTGGCCCTGAGTGCCCTGGTGTTCCCCGCGCCGCTGCCCCCGCAGGCGCTGGAGGAGTAGGCGGGGCTGGCCGTCAGTGGTGGTGCGTGGGCGCTGGTGTGGCAGGAGGCAGCCCCGGCAGTGGGACCTGAGCGCGCCGCCGCAGCAGGGCGCTCAGGGTGGTGATCTCGCCGCGTTGCGTGCCTGTGATCTGCCGCGCCAGCAGGCCCACCTGCGGAAGCACGCCAGTCTCCAGCGCGGGCCGCGCCATGACCAGCGCTCCCTGGTGGTGGCGGATCATGAGTTGCAGGAACAGCGTTTCGGCTTCCGGGACGGGCCGGGTGTTCAGGGCATTCAGTTCGGCGGGGGAGGCCATGCCCATCGTCCGGGCGTGCGCGGCGGGCAGGGGCGCGGCGGGGTCCACGGGCGGCAGGTTCCACAGGTGCAGCCAGCCCTGCATCTGCCGGATCTGCTCCTGCTGCCCCAGTTCGATGTCCAGTGCCAGCGAGCGCAGCGTGCGGTCCCCGGAACGCCGCCGCAGGGCCTGCGCCATCGTAATCGCCTGGGCGTGGTGGGGGATCATGCCGCGCACGAAGGTCACCTCGGCGCTCTGCGGGGTGGGCGGGGTCTGCCGGGGCGTGAGGGCCAACAGCGCCCCGCCGCCCAGCAGCAGCGCCGCCAGCACGCCCGCCGCCATGCGCCTCACGCGGCTGCCTTCACGGGGCGGTGGTGGTCGCCTGCCGGTCGAAGTGCCGTTGCCGCGCCCGGAACGCCGCCTTCTGCTCCGGGGTGGTCTGCGCGTGGCAGTGGCGGCAGCTGACGCCCTCCTCGAACAGCGCGTCCGCGCGTTCCTGCGCGTCCAGCGGCCACCCGCACGAGTGGCACATCACGGCCCCGCCCTCGCGCAGGCCGTGCCCGACGGTCACGCGGCCGTCGAACACGAAGCACTCGCCGTCCCAGCGGCTGTCCTGCTCGGGCACGTCCTCCAGGTATTGCAGGATGCCGCCCTGAAGGTGGAACACGTCCGCGTACCCGCGCTGGCGCAGCAGGCTGGTGCTCTTCTCGCAGCGGATGCCGCCCGTGCAGAACATCGCCACGCGCTTGCCCTGTAGCTCGGCGGCGTGCGCGTCCAGCCATGCCGGGAACTCCCGGAACGAATCGATCTGCGGGTCCAGCGCGCCCCGGAACGTCCCGGCCTTCACCTCGTAGCGGTTGCGGGTGTCGATCACGACCACGTCCGGCGCGCTGATCAGGGCGTTCCAGTCGTGCGGGGCCACGTACTGCCCGGCCTCGCGGGTCGGTTCGACCGGTACGCCCATCGTCACGATCTCGGCTTTCACACGCACCTTGAAGCGCCGGAACGGCTGCCCGCTGGCCTCCGATTCCTTGTACTCCAGGCCGGTGAAGCCCTCTGTCAGCAGCGCCCCGCGCAGCGCGTCGATGCCCGCGCGGCTCCCGGCGACCGTGCCGTTGATCCCCTCGGACGCCACGATCAGCGTGCCGCACAGGCCGTGCGCGGCGCCCAGCGGCAGCAGCCGTTCGCGCAGGCCCGCCGGGTCGGCCACCGCCCGGAACTGGTACAGCGCCGCCACCACGAAGGCGGGCGCGGCGACCGGGTCGGAGGGAACGTCGGGCAGGGAAGGGGCAGGGTGGGGCGCAGACATCCCCCGCATGATACCGAGGGGATCTGCGTGCCTGGGGGCCGCGCCTCACGGTTCCCGTCACATCTTCGAGGCGTAGCGGAAGTAGGCGTTCACCTGTGGAACGAAGCACAGCGCGGCGGCGCCCAGCAGCGGCACGACGCCCAGGACGGTGCTGAACGGGTTCCCGGCGCTCAGCAGCAGTGCGCCCGTGCCGAGCAGCATCAGCACCAGCAGGGCGCGCGCCCAGCCGCGTCCCCGGTACACGTTCCAGCACAGCGCCGCTTCCAGCAGGAACCGGATCTGGCCTGCGCCGCTCCCGCCGAGCAGCATGCCGATCAGGGAGGTCAGCAGCACGACCCCCAGGATCACGGTGGTGATCGTCCACCCGGCGCGGATGGCGGCGGCCTGCGCGGGCGTTTCGGTGGGGGTGTCGTTCAGGCTCTCCATGAGACTGTCGGTCATGGGGGTAGCTTACGGGGCGCCAGGGTCCGGCGTTGCTGCATGTGACCGGCCGTCATGCGGGTGTGGTCGCGTGTGGGAATGCGCGTTCTGGCGGAGTCGCGGGGCGCTGGCCTCTGCTAGCCTTGCGGGCGTGTCTGTGCCTTCCACCCTGATCACCGCGTCCGGCCTGAGTGTCGTGTACGGCGAGCGGGCCGTGCTGAGCGGCGTGGACCTGAGCGTGACGGCCGGTGAGCGCGTGGCGTTGCTGGGCCGCAACGGGGCGGGCAAGACGACGCTGCTGCGCGTCCTGACCGGCGAGCGCACCCCGGACGACGGGGAGGTCTGGCGGCAGGAGGGGCTGCGGGTGGCGGTGCTGGCGCAGCATCACGCGCACCCGCCGGGCCTGAGCGTGCGCGCCCTGCTGGACGCCGCGCACCCGTACCGGGAGCTGGAGGCCGACCTGCTGGCGCTGGAGGCGGACCTGGGCGACCCGGACACCCTGGACCGCTGGACGGCGCTGCACGCCCGCCTGGACGACCTGGACGCCTTCCGCTGGCCGGCGCGGGCGGCGCGGGTGCTGGGCATGCTGGACCTCACGCGCTTCCTGGGGCGCGAGGCGGCCACGCTGTCCGGCGGGGAACGCACCCGGCTGGCGCTGGCCCTGGCCCTGGCCAGGGAGCCGGACCTGCTGGTGCTGGACGAACCCACCAACCACCTGGACATCCGCATGCGCGAGTGGCTGGAGGGCTGGCTGCGGGATTTCCGGGGCGGGGTGCTGCTGACCAGTCATGACCGCGACTTCCTGGACGGCGTGGCGACCCGCAGCGTGTGGCTGGACGCGGGCGAGGCGACCCCGTACGCGGGCGGGTACTCGCGCGCGCGGGCGCAGCGGGACCTGGAGCGGCGCACGCAGTCCCGCGCGGCCCGGCTGGGCGAACGGGAGGCCGGGCGGCTGGCGGGCAGCGTGGACACCCTGGACCGCTGGGGCCGCCGCTCGCGCGCCCTGAAGAGCCGCGCCGAGCGGGTCGCGGTGCCCGAGGCGCCCCTGCCGGAACGGCAGATCCGCATGCGCCTGCTGGCCGGCACGGCAAAAGCGCCGCTGGTCGCGTGGGGCGAGCACCTGAGCAAGGGGTACGCCGGGCGGCCCGTGTTGCAGGGCGCGGCGTTCCGGCTGCGGCAGGGCGACCGCGTGGCCCTGATGGGCGCCAACGGCACCGGCAAGACCACCCTGATGCGCCTGCTGTCCGGCGAACTGCACCCGGACCCGCCGGGCCGCGACCCGGACACGGGCCTGCCGCTGCCCGAGCCGCTGCTGCGCGTGGCGGGCGGCGTGACGGTCGCCAGCCTCGACCAGACCTGGCACGGCCTGACGCCCGGCGAGGGCCTGCACGCGCAGTTCGAGCGGCGGTTCGGGCGGCAGGCGACCACGCTGCTGGGCCGCGCGGGCTTCGGCGCCGCCGACTGGCCCAAGACGCCCGAGGTACTGTCCGGCGGGGAACGCGCCCGTGCCGGACTGGCGCTCGTCAGCGGGCTGCGCGCCGACCTGCTGCTGCTGGACGAACCCACCAACCACCTGGACGTGGAGGCCCTGCTGGCCCTGGAGGGCGCGGTGCAGGCGTACGCGGGCGCGGTCGTGATCGTCACGCACGACCGCCGCTTCGCGCGGGAGGTCGCCACGAGGTTGTGGGTGATCGAGGACGCTGCGCTGCGCGAGGTGAGCGGCTGGGGCAGCCGCGAGTACCGCGACCCGGCCGCCACGTTGCAGGGCGACCCGCCGCCGCCACCGCCCGCGCCCACGCCCCGGCAACGCCTCGCGCCGCTGGAAGCGCGGCTGGGCAGCCTGCGCGCCGAACTGGACCGCCCGCCCGGCACCCTGACCGGCCGCGAGGAAGCCCGCGTGCGCGCCCAGGCGCACGACCTGCAACAGTCGCTGTACGCCCTGTACGCCCAGGTGTGGCACGAAGCGCAGTACGACACCCAGGTCCGCGAGCCGCCCCTGACCGTGCGCGCCCAGCGCCTCGGGGACGCGCCGGGCGAGGGGGGCGGCATGTTCTGGGCCGCGCAGGACCCCACCTGCCCACACCTCGCCTGGGACGGCTACACCCTGCGCTGGAACGGCTCGCCGCCCGCGTGGTTCGGCGCGGCTCTGCTGGGCGGCACCCTGCGAATCCTGTTCGAACGCTGGAACGTGGGCCGCGTGACCCTGGGCGACGGTGGCCCTGTCCTCACGCGCCGCGCTTACTTCGAGCGGCTGGGCCTGATCCGCCCCACCTGACCGGGCCAGTCCGGGCGGTCCGGGCACGCCTCATGCCGGACCCCGCTATACTTCCGCGCATGGAAGACCTCATCAAGGGCCGCCTTGGTGCAGCGGACGGTTACGACATCCGCTGCGTCATCGACGGCGACACCATCAAGGGCCGCGCAGGCGGAAAACTGCACGGCAAGGACATCAACCTCGAAATCACCGAACGTGGCGTGCAGGGCAGCGTCGGCGCGGACCCCGTGAAGATCGAACTTCAGGACGGCGAACTCAAGGGGAATGTCGGCGCGCAGAAACTCACGCTGCGCGGCGTGGACCGCGTCACGGGCTTCATGGGCGAACCCATCATCGGCTGGAACGTCGTGGCGCAGCAGACCGGCGAACGCCTGACCGGGCAGCTGGGCAGCACCATCCTGGGCCGCCCCTTCGACCTGGAACTGGGCAGCGCGCCCGGCTGGGTGGGTACGCTGGTCGCCATCGTGGCCTTCTACGCCCTGGAACCCCGCGCGAACATCACGACCAGCCGCTGATGCTGACTCCGATTGAATGGGCTGCAAAGCCCGTTCAATCCGAGCGGAGCGAGTGGGAGAAAAACGGGTTCCGGGCGTGGAGCTGACAATCCGGTGAAGTTCCGGATTGTTGGCGAAACAAACGGAATCCGTATGAGACCAGTGCAGCAGAAGGGCCGCCGCGGTGCAGACCGGGCGGCCCTTTCTCCTGTTGTTCCTGCCGGCGCTCAGCGGCCGCCGATGCGGTAGGTGACGCCGAAGCGCAGGGTGGTGCCCTGTTCGGCACTCTCGACGCCCAGGTTGACGCTGGTGCGGCCGTTCAGGTTGTACCCGGCGCTGAAGCTCGGCAGGATCGACTGCAGGTCCAGGCCGCTAATGGGCGTACTGACCCGGAACGTGAATCGCTCGTCGGGCGTGCTGTACTGCGCGTCGATCAGACCGTTGCCGTTCAGGTCCACCTGGTACTGCAGGTACAGGTCGCGCGTCAGGTACGACCCGAGCGTGATGGTGGCCCCCAGCGTGCCGTCGGCGTTCCCGAGTTGCGGGGTCAGGCGGAACACGTCTAGGCCGAACGCGGCGGCGATGGTGCGTTCCAGTTCGCCCAGCACGAACACGTTCAGGGCCGTCTGGAAGGCGCTGGCGCCCAGCGCGGTGAGGTTACCCGGCAGCGCCGTCAGGTTCGGGACGCCCGTGGCGACCAGCGCGTACAGTTCCGCCTCGCTGTACGCCGCGCCGGTGACCGGGTCGGCGCAGGCAGGGCCGTCCTGCGCGCAGCTGAGGGTGGTGGTCAGGTCCAGTCGGGGCGCGCTGGCGGGCTGGGTGACGAACTCGCCGCGCAGGTTCAGTTTCACCGGTACCCGCTGCCGCGTGTCGCCCAGGGTCGCGGTGACCAGTCCGCTGGCGGTCACGTCGAACTGTGGGTACAGGTTCTCGCCGCTGAACGTGACGGTACTGTCGGCCAGCGTGAACTCGTTCTCGCGCAGGTACACGAAGCCGCGCTGCGAGCGGATGTCGCCGGTCAGGCGCGGGCGCGCCCCGGTGCCCGACACGACCAGACTGCCGGTGAAGTCGGCCCGCACGAGGTTCTCGTCCACGCGGATGCCGTTCACGGCCCG includes these proteins:
- a CDS encoding ABC-F family ATP-binding cassette domain-containing protein; the encoded protein is MSVPSTLITASGLSVVYGERAVLSGVDLSVTAGERVALLGRNGAGKTTLLRVLTGERTPDDGEVWRQEGLRVAVLAQHHAHPPGLSVRALLDAAHPYRELEADLLALEADLGDPDTLDRWTALHARLDDLDAFRWPARAARVLGMLDLTRFLGREAATLSGGERTRLALALALAREPDLLVLDEPTNHLDIRMREWLEGWLRDFRGGVLLTSHDRDFLDGVATRSVWLDAGEATPYAGGYSRARAQRDLERRTQSRAARLGEREAGRLAGSVDTLDRWGRRSRALKSRAERVAVPEAPLPERQIRMRLLAGTAKAPLVAWGEHLSKGYAGRPVLQGAAFRLRQGDRVALMGANGTGKTTLMRLLSGELHPDPPGRDPDTGLPLPEPLLRVAGGVTVASLDQTWHGLTPGEGLHAQFERRFGRQATTLLGRAGFGAADWPKTPEVLSGGERARAGLALVSGLRADLLLLDEPTNHLDVEALLALEGAVQAYAGAVVIVTHDRRFAREVATRLWVIEDAALREVSGWGSREYRDPAATLQGDPPPPPPAPTPRQRLAPLEARLGSLRAELDRPPGTLTGREEARVRAQAHDLQQSLYALYAQVWHEAQYDTQVREPPLTVRAQRLGDAPGEGGGMFWAAQDPTCPHLAWDGYTLRWNGSPPAWFGAALLGGTLRILFERWNVGRVTLGDGGPVLTRRAYFERLGLIRPT